The nucleotide window GAGTACGACTTCTTTCGCCTCATTGTTATTGAACATACTGAAATTGTATTGTTCTACTTGCCATGTGTCGTAGCGATCAAGGTAGATTTCTTTAGCGTTTTGATCGGTATATATCGTCCAAAGTGTTGGGAAGACATCGTTAAAATAAGGATCCAGTTGGTCGTAACCTGCAAACACAGATGTCCCTGCTGCTTTCAAACTATTGAGCGCCGCCGTATTGTCTTTTACGTCTCTTGCGTACATATCTTCAATGACTTCTTTGGCGCGCAAGCGGCGATCATACGCGCGTATGGTTGAACCCGATTCGGTCTGTTCCTTGTCCAAATTGATATGGAAGCCAAATTCTGGATCATTGGATAAGTATTGAACACTGGCCGCCTCGGTGACATCACCATGGTAGATTTTCACCTCTCCGTGCACAAACTCAATGACCGCACTGTTGCCCGTTGCGTCCGTAAGGTGGTAATGAACGGGTGCTGGTACGCACTCATTCTCATGTCCAGGTAGGTCACACACCTTATCTTGAATTACATCAATGTGGTTTAGGTTGTCGACTACCTCTGCGACAGAAGCAAAGTTATCAACCGCATAGTTAGGGAATTGCGAAGCGGCAACATCCGGTACACCTGCGCGATCCGGAGCCATTTCGGTGTAGTCATTGCCAAGATATAAAATGCGGGCAACCAGACCTTGTTCATTCATCGCTTCAGCAACAAGTTGAGGGGCGAAAGATTTGATCTTCAAAGACGCATATTTGCTCTTCGTTTGCACCGCTTCTTTAGTATCGCCATATTGATTTGCCATACCTTTACCAGCACCAACAACAATCGCGTCGTCATGACCAAACCAGTCCATGGTTCTTACAGATAGGCTTGCCTCTCCATTGTTATAAATTGCTGACGTACATGCGATGCTGTCGGCGACATAACCAGTGGATAGGGTGGCGACGAGCGCTAGGCTTAAGATTGACTTGTTCATAGTGACCTCACTTGATAGGGGCGTTTGTTTCGTTGAGGCCATAGTAAGCGCACAGCTTAATTAGGTTAAATTAGCACCTTTAAGTAAAGCTAATAGGGTAATGATGCAGGAAGAGTGCTGGATATTGGTCTAGAGTTTTAACACCAATAAAAAACAACAAGGAAAGTATATGAAGTCATTGCAGCAATGGTTAGATGCCTATGGGGAGAGTCACCAAAACACGACGAACCGCAAAATCCATAAAGTGGCGGTGCCCGGTATTTATCTATCAATCGTTGGGCTGATTTGGTGTATCCCACCTATGTCTTTAGGGGACGTGGTGATAAATTGGGTTTGGGTTGTTATGCTGCCAGTGATGTTCTTTTATTTTAGGCTGTCGCGTTCGGTATTCATTCAGATGTTGTTGTTCACTTTGGCTTGCCTTGCCATCATTACCTTTGCCAGCATGCTTGGTGTATCGATTTTTGCCTTATCGGTAGTGCTGTTTGTGATCTTATGGATCATGCAATTTGTCGGACACAAAATTGAAGGCAAGAAGCCCTCTTTTTTTGATGATCTTCAGTTTCTTTTGATAGGCCCTATCTGGGTGTTTAGGCAAAAATAAGCCCCTTGTTGAAAGGGGCTTAACAGTACGTGAAATGTAAAATGGAGCTGAATGGTGGTTAGAACAAGCCACCGTTCATCGATAAGTGCACGAATATACTCGCAGCATAACCAATCGCAATGACAGGCATCCATTTGAGGTGTCCAAAGAAGGTGTATTTGCCGTGCGCAGCGCCCATAAGTGCTACACCTGCTGCTGAACCAACGGACAGCAAACTGCCCCCAACACCTGCGGTAAGCGTGACCAATAACCAGTTACCCATCGAAAGTTCTGGGTTCATAGTGAGGACGGCAAACATCACTGGAATGTTATCGACGATGGCCGACAAAATGCCCACCATGACGTTAGCCCAAATAGGATCCCATTGGGTGTACATGATTTCAGAGACCACACTCAAGTAGCCCAGTAAGCTAAGACCGCCCACACACATCACTACACCGTAGAAGAACAGCAAGGTATCCCACTCGGCATGCGAGACGCGTCTAAATACATCAAAAGGTACAATAGAGCCAAGACGCTTCAATGCCGCTTCATCGTTATTGGCAATGGCCATCGCTTTTTTCTTGGCGATGGAGCGAGGTAGTGTCTTCCGCAAAAAGAAGCCGAAGAACTGCAAATACGCCAGTCCCATCATCATGCCCATAACGGGTGGGAAGTGCAGAACGGCGTGGAATGCGACTGCGGTAGCGATGGTTAAGATAAACAACCCCACGATCCTAAATGCGCCACGTTTGAGTTCTACGTGTGAGTGCACGGCATCGGGTTGGGTTTTGGGAACAAACAACGACATGATGAGTGCTGGCACAAGGTAGTTCACCACAGAAGGCACAAACAGTGGCAGAAATTCAGAGAATGAAACATGACCAGCTTGCCATACCATCAAGGTTGTGATGTCGCCAAACGGACTGAACGCACCGCCAGCATTGGCCGCAACGACGATGTTAATACAAGCGATATTGACAAATTTAAGGTTACTTCCACCGACTTTGAGTACCACGGCACACATCAGCAGAGCGGTAGTAAGGTTGTCGGCAATGGGAGAAATAAAGAACGACAAAATGCCGGTTATCCAAAATAGCGAACGGAAGTCAAAACCCTTACCTACCATCCATGATTGTAGGGCGTCGAATAGGCGCCGCTCTTCCATTGCGGAGATATAAGTCATGGCCACCAGTAAGAATAACAATAGCTCGGCGTATTCCAGTAGATTGTGTTCTAAAGCGGACTTGGCAATGTCAAGTTGGCCGATATCTTTGTAGACAAAACCAATCAGTATCCAAATTAAACCCGCGGCAAGTAGCACAGGTTTTGACTTTCTGAGTTTTAGGTATTCCTCCATCATGACGAGGGTGTAGGCAATACCGAAAATCAACAGTGAGGCATAGCCGACAGTGGATTGAGTAAAATTAAGCGCGTCAGATGATGCACTAGGTGAAGCGAAACTAGAGGTGGCGAATAAAAGGGGGAGTAAAAAGGTTGGCCACCGACTTATTTTCTTCATGTTTTGATCCTTCAAAAGCTTAGATGAAATCAGGCGCTAACAAATGCGATACGGTATTTTAATGGTTTTTCAACAATTTCGTTGTGAGCTGACGCAGATCTGGTTAACTGATGCGATGTTTTTTGTCGCGTTATTTCGCTATCGCCTTTTATTAACTCTAAGTTTTGACTTAGGTTAATTAGCGCCTAGGCTAAATAATGAGCGTTGATCAAGCTTGGATGATTGAGTGGGCGTCAGGAGGGAGCATGAAAGCAAGGTTCGCGATGAGTATGGCTATCTTGATGTTGGCTATGTATGGGCTTGTGGCGTCACCAGTGCAGGCTGCAATGGTGTGTGACAGCGCAAGAAAATCAGAGTCTACTTTACCTATCCTAGAAAGTGAATGCCCAATTGGAGAGGGTGTTTGGGGGACAAAATCACCAAATATCAAAGGGCAATCGTTCTGGATCCAGTGCGGGTTTGTTAAATCCGGCAGCTTACGATCAGCCCCTACGCAATTACAGAACGTAGTAAGTGAGGCAATTTGGCTTAAACCAGACATTGGCGGTGATCGTTGTTTGGTAGGCCCTTATCAGTCATTTGAGGTTGCCAAGCAAGAGCTGGTCGAGATGCGTTCATTGCCTAGTTACAGTGATGCTTTTATTCGCTCAACATCACAAGCTTTGACGATGACCGCGCCACAAAGAATCGCGCAAAAATCACCCCCGAAAGAGCAGGCGGCAAGTACCGTGGGCACTGTTGCCGTGACCCCCTATATGATTGCCGGTAAACACGGGCATCAAGATTGTTTGTGCCTCTTCTGACGCGGATTGACTTAGTAGGCCTTGATCCCAAAAGGTTTAAGCTTTTTAGGCAGAACGCTATCGAGTTGTTCAATCTCCTCTGGAAACACTTCAATCAGAGGTAGGTCGTGCTGCTGGTAGAGGGTTCGAGTCGCTTCTACGGTTTTACTATCAATGGGGCCTGCATCTGAGCCCCAATATTGGAGATAGACTTTGCCTACGGGTAGATAAAAATCGCTCACTACATCTTGCTCAATGGGCAACTGTCTTTGATAGGCATGAACCACCCCAGCCATATATAACCAGTTATCAATTAACAGTTCACCTTTAGACTGTACGTAATGGCCATCGAGCGAGCGGTGTTTGGCAGCAAATTTTTGGCGAAAGCTGGAGAAAGAATTTTCGGTTGAATGGGCTTCGGCGTCGACCCCTTTAAATTCCAATACGCTTTGTTTGAGCCTGTGGTTGCGTAGCACACTTGGGTGCCAAACAACAAATTGATGTTGGCCGCTTTTATCGGTTCTTGGCTGTGCCCCCGCTTTCACGCCCTGTATCGTAGCAGTCCAGTCGCTGTCTTGACGTTGCAACCAGCCCAGTTCGCTAAGGAGTAAGTTGATTTTCTTAGCAGGAAGTCCGAATCGTTCACCCAACTGCGTTGCCGTTAGGTGTTTATTGCTTCGCAGCGTGTCATCCAACACCAAATTGGTTGGCCAGACAATAAAGCGCCCATATTTTTCACTCTCAATGTATTCGCCACCAAAGCGCGAGCCGACATCGGTTAGCAGCCAGTGGTCGTCATGCCAAGTAATGTAGCCTAGCTGTTTGAGTTCATTGAACAGCGACTTAGACTCAACTTGACGTTGTTTTGCTAAGGCCGAGGTAGAGAGTTTATTGTGGATGGTCACCGTATTGTAGTCTCCTAGTTAGAGGCGTTTTCCATAATGGTACGCAGCTTAGCGGCGGCTTCCTTGGGGCTATCGGCGTGACAAATCGCCGAAACCAAAGCGACACCATGAACACCCGTAGTGGTGATGTTTGTTAGGTTAGCTTCATTAATCCCTCCAATTGCGACAACTGGAAGTGTTGTTTTCGCGAGAACCTCGCGTAGCCCATCCAGACCCCAGTGGGTTTTGGTGTTGGTTTTGGTCGGGGTAGCAAAAATGGCGCTTAGCCCAATGTAGTCAATAGGCAATGACTGAGCTTGTTCTAACTGGGCGTTACTTTCTATCGACAAACCTAAAATGCGTTGGGAGCCAATGAGTTTGCGAGCTAATTCAGCGGGCATGTCGGTTTGGCCTAGGTGGACGCCGTCGGCATTCACGGCTAGGGCAACATCGACACGATCGTTGATAATAAGTGGTACCCCAGTCCCTTTAAGGACATGTTTGACGGCTTGCGCTTTTTGGATGAACGCACGCACATCATGATGTTTTTCGCGCAGTTGAACCATGGTTACGCCGCCAGCGACTGCTTCGCTGACGACATGTACCAAGGTGTCCATGTCTTGGTTTTCATCGGTCACAAGGTACAAGCGGTACGGGTTATTGATCATAGCTAACCTAACAATCACGGATCTTAAGGCGAGACTCAATGTCATCGGCGCTAAGCTGATACAAGCTATCGAGCAGGTTAACTTGCAGGGAGCCCGGGCCTTGAGATTTCTCGGCGGCGATTTCGCCAGCGATACTAAATACCGCTGCTGCTGCAACACCACTTTTCTCGCTAATTGCGGCAAATGCGCCA belongs to Vibrio sp. 10N and includes:
- the nhaD gene encoding sodium:proton antiporter NhaD, with amino-acid sequence MKKISRWPTFLLPLLFATSSFASPSASSDALNFTQSTVGYASLLIFGIAYTLVMMEEYLKLRKSKPVLLAAGLIWILIGFVYKDIGQLDIAKSALEHNLLEYAELLLFLLVAMTYISAMEERRLFDALQSWMVGKGFDFRSLFWITGILSFFISPIADNLTTALLMCAVVLKVGGSNLKFVNIACINIVVAANAGGAFSPFGDITTLMVWQAGHVSFSEFLPLFVPSVVNYLVPALIMSLFVPKTQPDAVHSHVELKRGAFRIVGLFILTIATAVAFHAVLHFPPVMGMMMGLAYLQFFGFFLRKTLPRSIAKKKAMAIANNDEAALKRLGSIVPFDVFRRVSHAEWDTLLFFYGVVMCVGGLSLLGYLSVVSEIMYTQWDPIWANVMVGILSAIVDNIPVMFAVLTMNPELSMGNWLLVTLTAGVGGSLLSVGSAAGVALMGAAHGKYTFFGHLKWMPVIAIGYAASIFVHLSMNGGLF
- a CDS encoding linear amide C-N hydrolase — translated: MNKSILSLALVATLSTGYVADSIACTSAIYNNGEASLSVRTMDWFGHDDAIVVGAGKGMANQYGDTKEAVQTKSKYASLKIKSFAPQLVAEAMNEQGLVARILYLGNDYTEMAPDRAGVPDVAASQFPNYAVDNFASVAEVVDNLNHIDVIQDKVCDLPGHENECVPAPVHYHLTDATGNSAVIEFVHGEVKIYHGDVTEAASVQYLSNDPEFGFHINLDKEQTESGSTIRAYDRRLRAKEVIEDMYARDVKDNTAALNSLKAAGTSVFAGYDQLDPYFNDVFPTLWTIYTDQNAKEIYLDRYDTWQVEQYNFSMFNNNEAKEVVLGAHPNTNQ
- the thiE gene encoding thiamine phosphate synthase, producing MINNPYRLYLVTDENQDMDTLVHVVSEAVAGGVTMVQLREKHHDVRAFIQKAQAVKHVLKGTGVPLIINDRVDVALAVNADGVHLGQTDMPAELARKLIGSQRILGLSIESNAQLEQAQSLPIDYIGLSAIFATPTKTNTKTHWGLDGLREVLAKTTLPVVAIGGINEANLTNITTTGVHGVALVSAICHADSPKEAAAKLRTIMENASN
- a CDS encoding Mpo1 family 2-hydroxy fatty acid dioxygenase codes for the protein MKSLQQWLDAYGESHQNTTNRKIHKVAVPGIYLSIVGLIWCIPPMSLGDVVINWVWVVMLPVMFFYFRLSRSVFIQMLLFTLACLAIITFASMLGVSIFALSVVLFVILWIMQFVGHKIEGKKPSFFDDLQFLLIGPIWVFRQK
- a CDS encoding glycerol kinase, which encodes MHNKLSTSALAKQRQVESKSLFNELKQLGYITWHDDHWLLTDVGSRFGGEYIESEKYGRFIVWPTNLVLDDTLRSNKHLTATQLGERFGLPAKKINLLLSELGWLQRQDSDWTATIQGVKAGAQPRTDKSGQHQFVVWHPSVLRNHRLKQSVLEFKGVDAEAHSTENSFSSFRQKFAAKHRSLDGHYVQSKGELLIDNWLYMAGVVHAYQRQLPIEQDVVSDFYLPVGKVYLQYWGSDAGPIDSKTVEATRTLYQQHDLPLIEVFPEEIEQLDSVLPKKLKPFGIKAY